In Gordonia iterans, the following proteins share a genomic window:
- a CDS encoding acyl-CoA dehydrogenase family protein: protein MSERKTTEQLFGIDRLLDDDERAIAATVADFGAKRLRPQVAGWFEDGALPVRELARELGDVGLFGMHLDGYGCAGTSATAYGLACLEAEAVDSGLRSFVSVQGSLSMFAIHRWGSEEQKREWLPRMATGEALGCFGLTEPDYGSNPAGMLTNARRDGDDWILNGSKMWITNAPVADVAVVWARTDLEQGSRGIRGFLIPAGTPGFSAPEIKHKMSLRASVTGEIVLDDVRVPASAMLPEAQGLRGPLSCLNEARFGIVFGAVGAARDCLETAIEYASTREVFDKPLAGYQMTQAKLADMSVELGKAYLLAIQLGRIKDSGKIAPEQVSLGKLNNVREAIEIARKCRTILGANGITLEYPVIRHANNLESVLTYEGTSEMHQLMIAKALTGEDAFR, encoded by the coding sequence ATGAGTGAACGCAAGACCACAGAACAGCTCTTCGGGATCGACCGGCTGCTCGACGACGACGAGCGCGCGATCGCCGCGACGGTCGCCGACTTCGGGGCCAAACGACTGCGCCCGCAGGTGGCCGGCTGGTTCGAGGACGGCGCCCTGCCGGTGCGGGAGCTGGCCCGCGAACTCGGCGACGTGGGCCTGTTCGGCATGCACCTGGACGGGTACGGGTGCGCCGGGACGTCGGCGACGGCCTACGGGTTGGCCTGCCTGGAGGCCGAGGCCGTCGACAGCGGGCTGCGCAGCTTCGTGTCGGTGCAGGGCTCGCTGTCGATGTTCGCCATCCACCGCTGGGGCAGCGAGGAACAGAAGCGGGAGTGGCTGCCGCGCATGGCGACGGGCGAAGCGCTCGGCTGCTTCGGTCTCACCGAACCGGATTACGGGTCGAATCCGGCGGGCATGCTGACCAACGCGCGACGTGACGGCGACGACTGGATCCTGAACGGCTCCAAGATGTGGATCACCAACGCCCCGGTCGCCGACGTCGCGGTGGTGTGGGCGCGGACCGACCTGGAGCAGGGGTCACGCGGCATTCGCGGGTTCCTGATTCCCGCCGGTACACCGGGGTTCAGTGCACCGGAGATCAAGCACAAGATGTCGCTGCGGGCTTCGGTGACCGGGGAGATCGTGCTCGACGACGTGCGGGTGCCCGCCTCGGCGATGCTGCCGGAGGCGCAGGGGCTGCGCGGCCCGCTGAGCTGTCTCAACGAGGCGCGCTTCGGCATCGTCTTCGGTGCGGTGGGCGCCGCTCGCGACTGTCTGGAGACCGCGATCGAGTACGCGTCGACACGCGAAGTGTTCGACAAGCCGCTCGCCGGCTACCAGATGACCCAGGCCAAGCTCGCCGACATGTCGGTGGAACTGGGCAAGGCGTACCTGCTGGCCATTCAGCTGGGCCGGATCAAGGACTCCGGCAAGATCGCTCCCGAGCAGGTGAGCCTGGGCAAGCTGAACAACGTCCGCGAGGCGATCGAGATCGCCCGCAAGTGTCGGACCATCCTGGGCGCCAACGGAATCACGCTCGAGTACCCGGTGATCCGGCATGCCAACAACCTCGAATCCGTCCTCACCTACGAGGGCACCAGCGAGATGCACCAGCTGATGATCGCCAAGGCGCTCACCGGCGAGGACGCGTTCCGCTGA
- a CDS encoding HAD-IIA family hydrolase → MSLTYLMDMDGVLISEERLIPGADTFVNELRDAGIPFSLLTNNSIRTPRDLKARLRATGLDVGEENIWTSALATAQFLSTQRPGGSAYVVGESGLTTALHEIGYVLTDSDPDYVVLGETRTYSFEAITTAIRLVERGARFIATNPDTTGPSSAGPLPATGSVAALITAATGREPYYVGKPNPLMMRSALRRMGGHSETTLMIGDRMDTDVISGLEAGLRTILVLSGISTAESVDGFPYRPTRVIDSVADLVGRTADPFADV, encoded by the coding sequence ATGAGCCTCACCTACCTGATGGACATGGACGGCGTGCTGATCAGCGAGGAACGCCTGATCCCCGGTGCGGACACCTTTGTCAACGAGTTGCGCGACGCCGGGATCCCGTTCAGCCTCCTGACCAACAATTCGATCCGCACGCCGCGCGATCTGAAAGCCCGGCTGCGGGCGACCGGGCTGGACGTGGGCGAGGAGAACATCTGGACCTCGGCCCTGGCGACCGCACAGTTCCTCAGCACGCAGCGGCCCGGCGGCAGCGCATATGTAGTCGGAGAATCCGGACTCACCACCGCCCTGCACGAGATCGGCTACGTGCTGACCGACTCCGATCCCGACTACGTGGTGCTCGGGGAAACCCGGACCTACTCGTTCGAGGCGATCACCACGGCGATCCGGCTGGTCGAGCGCGGGGCGCGGTTCATCGCCACCAATCCGGACACCACGGGCCCGTCGTCGGCGGGTCCGCTCCCGGCGACCGGGTCGGTGGCCGCGCTGATCACCGCCGCGACGGGCCGCGAGCCGTACTACGTAGGCAAGCCGAATCCGCTGATGATGCGCTCGGCGTTGCGCCGGATGGGCGGACACTCGGAGACCACTCTGATGATCGGCGATCGGATGGACACCGATGTGATCTCCGGTCTCGAGGCCGGTCTGCGCACCATTCTGGTGCTCTCCGGAATCTCCACCGCGGAGTCGGTGGACGGCTTCCCGTACCGGCCCACCCGGGTGATCGACTCGGTCGCCGACCTGGTCGGCCGCACTGCCGATCCGTTCGCCGACGTCTGA
- a CDS encoding glutamate decarboxylase, with amino-acid sequence MAVNNDPIEVPVFTQSGEKTLLPRNEFADGLLPAATAYQIVHDQAMLDGNARLNLATFVTTYMDKEAKLLYAQTVDKNMIDKDEYPATAAIEDRCWRMLGNLWHVPNPEDTIGTSTIGSSEACMLGGLALKRHWQEKRKAEGKSIEKPNIVLSTAVQVCWEKFTNYFEVEPRWVPVDKEHLWLDGHDLEKYVDENTIGVVAIMGQTFTGAYEPVKEISAKLDEIQEKTGLDVKIHVDGASGAFIAPFCQPELEWDFRVPRVASISTSGHKFGLVYPGVGWVVWRDNERLPDSMVFHCAYLGGDLPTLALNFSRPGAQVLLQYYQFLRLGREGYRAIQQNCLDVAQYLSSAIAEMGPFELVTKGDTIPVFAWTLKEGASPNWTLYDLEDRLRMKGWQVPAYPMADDLGDMTLQRIVVRNGLSHDLATLLLNDMKTEVAFLEKLDGPMPHEERTASFHH; translated from the coding sequence ATGGCTGTGAACAACGATCCCATCGAGGTGCCGGTCTTCACTCAGTCCGGAGAAAAGACGTTGCTGCCGCGCAACGAGTTCGCCGACGGTCTGCTGCCTGCGGCGACCGCCTACCAGATCGTTCACGATCAGGCGATGCTCGACGGCAACGCGCGACTGAACCTCGCGACGTTCGTGACCACGTACATGGACAAGGAGGCCAAGCTCCTCTACGCCCAGACCGTCGACAAGAACATGATCGACAAGGACGAGTACCCGGCCACCGCGGCGATCGAAGACCGCTGCTGGCGGATGCTCGGCAACCTCTGGCACGTCCCGAACCCCGAGGACACCATCGGCACGTCGACGATCGGTTCGTCGGAGGCCTGCATGCTCGGCGGGCTCGCCCTCAAGCGCCACTGGCAGGAGAAGCGCAAGGCGGAGGGCAAGTCGATCGAGAAGCCGAACATCGTGCTCTCGACCGCCGTGCAGGTGTGCTGGGAGAAGTTCACGAACTACTTCGAGGTGGAGCCGCGCTGGGTTCCGGTCGACAAGGAGCACCTGTGGCTCGACGGCCACGACCTGGAGAAGTACGTCGATGAGAACACCATCGGCGTCGTGGCGATCATGGGCCAGACTTTCACCGGCGCCTACGAGCCGGTCAAGGAGATCTCGGCCAAGCTCGACGAGATCCAGGAGAAGACTGGCCTGGACGTGAAGATCCACGTCGACGGTGCTTCCGGCGCGTTCATCGCACCCTTCTGCCAGCCGGAGCTCGAGTGGGACTTCCGGGTTCCGCGCGTCGCGTCGATCAGCACCTCGGGCCACAAGTTCGGACTCGTGTACCCGGGCGTCGGCTGGGTGGTCTGGCGCGACAACGAGCGGCTGCCCGACAGCATGGTCTTCCACTGCGCGTATCTCGGCGGCGATCTGCCGACCCTCGCGCTGAACTTCTCGCGCCCGGGCGCGCAGGTGCTGCTGCAGTACTACCAGTTCCTGCGTCTGGGCCGCGAGGGCTACCGCGCCATTCAGCAGAACTGCCTGGACGTCGCCCAGTACCTGTCGAGCGCGATCGCCGAGATGGGGCCGTTCGAACTGGTCACCAAGGGAGACACCATCCCGGTGTTCGCGTGGACGCTGAAGGAAGGCGCCAGCCCGAACTGGACGCTGTACGACCTCGAGGACCGTCTCCGTATGAAGGGATGGCAGGTTCCGGCATACCCGATGGCCGACGACCTGGGCGACATGACGCTGCAGCGCATCGTCGTGCGCAACGGACTCAGCCACGACCTGGCGACCCTTCTGCTGAACGACATGAAGACCGAGGTGGCGTTCCTGGAGAAGCTCGACGGCCCGATGCCGCACGAGGAGCGCACCGCGTCGTTCCACCACTGA
- the fgd gene encoding glucose-6-phosphate dehydrogenase (coenzyme-F420) has translation MAAELKLGLKASAEQFAPRELVEVGVAAEEFGLDSVTVSDHFQPWRHNGGHAPFSLAWLTAVGERTERVQLGTSVLTPTFRYNPAVIAQAFATLGCLYPGRVMLGVGTGEALNEYATGFTGEWPEFKERFARLREAVALMRELWTGDEVSFDGEYYTTQGAYMYDVPADPIPVYVAAGGPVVARYAGRAGDGFICTSGKGMELYTEKLIPAVREGAAKADRNFADIDRMIEIKISYDPDPEKALENTRFWAPLSLTPEQKHSVNSSVEMERLADELPIEQVAKRWIVASTPDEAIAQIKPYLDAGLNHLVFHNPGADQRRFLEAFTAEVVPGLRELAVVQE, from the coding sequence ATGGCAGCAGAGCTGAAACTCGGACTGAAGGCATCGGCGGAGCAGTTCGCTCCCCGCGAACTGGTGGAGGTCGGGGTGGCCGCCGAGGAGTTCGGCCTCGACTCGGTCACCGTGAGCGACCACTTCCAGCCCTGGCGGCACAACGGCGGCCACGCTCCGTTCTCACTCGCCTGGCTTACCGCGGTCGGCGAGCGCACCGAGCGTGTGCAGCTGGGCACCTCGGTCCTCACCCCGACGTTCCGTTACAACCCGGCGGTCATCGCCCAAGCCTTCGCGACTCTCGGCTGCCTGTATCCCGGGCGCGTGATGCTCGGGGTCGGCACGGGAGAGGCGCTCAACGAGTACGCCACCGGCTTCACTGGCGAGTGGCCCGAGTTCAAGGAGCGCTTCGCCCGGCTCAGGGAGGCCGTCGCGTTGATGCGGGAACTGTGGACCGGTGACGAGGTGAGCTTCGACGGCGAGTACTACACGACGCAAGGCGCGTACATGTACGACGTCCCCGCGGACCCGATCCCGGTGTACGTCGCGGCCGGCGGACCGGTGGTCGCGCGGTACGCAGGCCGCGCGGGCGACGGGTTCATCTGCACCTCGGGCAAGGGGATGGAGCTCTACACCGAGAAGCTGATCCCCGCGGTACGCGAAGGCGCAGCCAAGGCGGACCGAAACTTCGCCGACATCGACCGCATGATCGAGATCAAGATCTCCTACGACCCGGACCCGGAGAAGGCGCTGGAGAACACCCGGTTCTGGGCGCCGCTCTCGCTCACTCCGGAGCAGAAGCACTCGGTGAACAGCTCGGTGGAGATGGAACGCCTTGCCGACGAGCTTCCGATCGAGCAGGTCGCCAAGCGCTGGATCGTGGCGTCCACCCCGGACGAGGCGATCGCGCAGATCAAGCCGTATCTCGACGCCGGCCTCAACCACCTGGTGTTTCACAATCCGGGGGCCGATCAGCGCCGCTTCCTGGAGGCGTTCACCGCCGAGGTGGTGCCGGGCCTGCGGGAGCTGGCCGTCGTCCAGGAGTGA
- a CDS encoding YhgE/Pip domain-containing protein, giving the protein MLAAFSPGSDFKRYYRGRMPRLALCVILVMPLLYGALYLWAFWNPFGAVDKIPVAIVNSDKGADVDGQRLTAGKDVVDGLIESKQLDLHLVSPDDAASGLAHGKYYFTITLPTDFSERLTSPTSGDAKSAPLVFSYNDANNYLATIIGQSAAEQVVNMVGAQVGAQTFDVVFEQLDPMLAKVTEAADGAGELAAGLQQAKGGADELNDGVQQLAGGVMEATDPLLSAAQRHQGQGPSAAEVNATADRLGRTLDRINQGLGAATTVQSRAYQAVVTLQNQLRHHPDPTVRALAPALDPVVQVLAAQGLGPDSHSDLKAAQQDSALLAQQLDNPNSPLRTVLTLFSSGGLVTDLEMVRGAVTQLSDGTAQLADGLGELSTGADQLAAGLAEGAQALPDWTPEQQAQLAKVLSDPVTLSERVENEAPNFGTGFAPFFFGLALFVGSIIAWMLFTPLQARPIAHGLNSFRVVLASFAPTLAIGILQAAILYLVTVFAVGLRPVYPWATFGFMVLMVAMFMAMIQMFNAVLGPSTGRVVTLAFLMVMLTSAGGIYPPQTTAKPFQYIHYVDPMTYTVNGLRQLTVGGIDSRLWTSIAVLVALIVVFLAISIWAAHRNRQYNMDRLYPPVEV; this is encoded by the coding sequence ATGCTCGCCGCGTTCTCGCCCGGCAGCGATTTCAAGCGCTACTACCGAGGACGCATGCCCCGACTGGCGTTGTGCGTCATTCTTGTCATGCCGCTCCTTTACGGCGCACTGTATCTCTGGGCGTTCTGGAATCCGTTCGGCGCGGTCGACAAGATTCCGGTCGCGATCGTCAACTCCGACAAGGGCGCCGACGTCGACGGCCAACGCCTCACCGCGGGCAAGGACGTGGTCGACGGCCTGATCGAGTCCAAGCAGCTCGATTTGCACCTGGTCTCGCCCGACGACGCCGCCTCCGGACTGGCCCACGGCAAGTACTACTTCACGATCACCCTGCCCACAGACTTCAGCGAGCGTCTCACCTCGCCGACCAGCGGTGACGCGAAGTCCGCTCCGCTCGTCTTCAGCTACAACGACGCGAACAACTACCTGGCCACGATCATCGGACAGAGCGCCGCCGAGCAGGTGGTCAACATGGTCGGCGCGCAGGTCGGGGCCCAGACCTTCGACGTGGTGTTCGAGCAGCTCGATCCGATGCTGGCCAAGGTCACCGAGGCCGCCGACGGCGCCGGTGAACTCGCCGCAGGTCTGCAGCAGGCCAAGGGCGGTGCCGACGAATTGAACGACGGCGTGCAGCAGCTTGCCGGGGGCGTCATGGAAGCCACCGATCCGCTGCTCAGTGCTGCTCAGCGGCACCAGGGCCAGGGGCCCAGCGCCGCCGAGGTGAATGCCACGGCGGATCGGCTCGGCCGCACGCTGGACCGGATCAATCAGGGGCTGGGCGCGGCGACCACGGTGCAGTCACGGGCATACCAGGCCGTCGTGACGCTCCAGAATCAGCTGCGGCATCATCCCGATCCCACGGTGCGGGCGCTGGCCCCCGCCCTCGATCCGGTGGTGCAGGTGCTCGCCGCGCAGGGTCTGGGGCCGGACTCGCACAGCGATCTGAAGGCGGCGCAGCAGGATTCCGCGCTACTCGCGCAGCAGCTCGACAATCCGAACAGCCCGTTGCGGACGGTGCTGACGCTCTTCTCCTCGGGCGGTCTGGTGACCGATCTGGAGATGGTGCGCGGCGCCGTTACGCAGCTCAGCGACGGCACCGCGCAACTGGCCGACGGCCTCGGCGAACTCAGCACCGGCGCCGATCAGCTCGCCGCCGGTCTTGCCGAAGGTGCCCAGGCACTGCCCGACTGGACTCCGGAGCAGCAGGCGCAGTTGGCGAAGGTCCTGTCCGACCCGGTCACCCTGAGCGAACGGGTCGAGAACGAGGCCCCGAACTTCGGCACCGGCTTCGCGCCCTTCTTCTTCGGACTGGCACTCTTCGTCGGCAGCATCATCGCGTGGATGCTGTTCACCCCGCTGCAGGCGCGCCCGATCGCGCACGGCCTGAACTCGTTCCGGGTGGTGCTCGCGTCGTTCGCACCGACGCTGGCCATCGGCATCCTGCAGGCAGCGATCCTGTATCTGGTGACCGTGTTCGCCGTCGGCCTGCGGCCGGTGTATCCGTGGGCGACGTTCGGATTCATGGTGCTGATGGTCGCCATGTTCATGGCGATGATCCAGATGTTCAACGCGGTGCTCGGGCCGTCGACGGGACGGGTCGTCACCCTTGCGTTCCTGATGGTCATGCTCACCTCGGCCGGCGGCATCTATCCGCCGCAGACCACCGCGAAGCCGTTCCAGTACATCCACTACGTGGATCCGATGACCTACACGGTCAACGGGCTGCGACAGCTGACCGTGGGTGGAATCGATTCGCGCCTGTGGACCTCGATCGCCGTGCTCGTCGCCCTGATCGTCGTCTTCCTCGCCATCTCGATCTGGGCCGCACATCGGAACAGGCAATACAACATGGATCGGCTGTATCCGCCGGTGGAGGTCTGA
- the thiD gene encoding bifunctional hydroxymethylpyrimidine kinase/phosphomethylpyrimidine kinase, giving the protein MSPVERNPGEPPARVLTVAGSDSGGGAGIEADLRTFALTGVHGCVAVTAVTVQNSVGVTGFQEITPEVVAAQIDAVASDIGADACKTGMLASTPIIEAVGAAFDAAGIGHGADRGESLIPLVVDPVCASMHGDSLLADEARGTLVDVLFPRATLVTPNLDEVRLLTGIEVTDRAGQEAAARELHRLGAQWALVKGGHLRGSDRSPDLLFDGAEFYAFDAPRVDTPHDHGAGDTLAAAAASALAHGRTVPEAVAFAKAWVTRCLEDAYPLGSGHGPVSPLWRLRAAPAV; this is encoded by the coding sequence TTGAGCCCCGTCGAAAGGAACCCCGGTGAACCGCCCGCCCGCGTGCTGACGGTCGCCGGCTCGGACTCCGGCGGCGGCGCCGGCATCGAAGCCGACCTGCGCACCTTCGCCCTCACGGGGGTGCACGGCTGCGTGGCCGTGACCGCGGTGACCGTACAGAACTCCGTCGGCGTCACCGGTTTTCAGGAGATCACCCCGGAGGTGGTCGCCGCGCAGATCGACGCAGTGGCGTCCGACATCGGTGCCGACGCCTGCAAGACCGGCATGCTGGCCTCCACCCCGATCATCGAGGCCGTCGGGGCCGCCTTCGACGCAGCCGGGATCGGGCACGGCGCCGACCGGGGCGAGTCGCTGATTCCCCTGGTCGTCGATCCCGTGTGCGCGTCGATGCACGGCGACTCGCTGCTCGCCGACGAAGCGCGCGGCACCCTGGTCGACGTCCTGTTCCCCCGCGCGACCCTGGTGACGCCCAATCTCGACGAGGTACGCCTGCTGACCGGGATCGAGGTGACCGACCGGGCCGGCCAGGAGGCCGCGGCCCGCGAACTCCACCGGCTCGGGGCGCAATGGGCGCTGGTGAAGGGCGGGCACCTGCGCGGCAGCGACCGCAGCCCCGACCTGCTGTTCGACGGCGCCGAGTTCTACGCTTTCGATGCTCCGCGGGTGGACACCCCGCACGATCACGGTGCCGGCGACACGCTCGCCGCGGCAGCGGCGTCGGCGCTCGCGCACGGACGCACCGTGCCGGAGGCGGTGGCGTTCGCCAAGGCCTGGGTCACCCGCTGCCTCGAAGACGCCTACCCGCTCGGATCCGGACACGGCCCGGTCAGCCCGCTCTGGCGGCTGCGGGCCGCGCCCGCAGTCTGA
- a CDS encoding helix-turn-helix transcriptional regulator — protein MGALIGDETVKSWQARLSRIAGDVVEEPPIHGAGARAPRLRGPQAGAGGNYELYRYCRRQSTLTSVFAMLGSPAPVSTGWADLWTGDEVVFGTYLSHGAGGSADLTVPYRPGDLILTGSATRLPRIDDTPCDAVGVLIPWRLVSRWRAAIVESPRPIVLGSLLARSAAAYLTSFAVPVATGLAPESGDAELALVEVLNAVLEEMDREHSAEPDNPLLVRAAVLDLIERKYSYPDFGVDAIASELYLSRRQVYRYFEGDGPSLASRIADRRARAALDMLRADPRVSVGTVARRAGFGSVATFRKRFREKMGIGPSEYRLQLLNGRNDAGVALSDLETGS, from the coding sequence GTGGGGGCATTGATCGGGGACGAGACAGTGAAGTCGTGGCAGGCACGGCTCAGCCGGATCGCCGGCGACGTCGTGGAGGAACCACCGATACACGGGGCAGGGGCAAGAGCGCCCAGGCTGCGCGGTCCGCAGGCCGGTGCCGGCGGGAACTACGAGCTGTACCGGTACTGTCGGCGGCAGTCGACGCTGACATCCGTGTTCGCCATGCTCGGGAGTCCGGCGCCGGTGTCCACCGGGTGGGCCGATCTCTGGACGGGCGACGAAGTGGTGTTCGGGACCTACCTGAGCCACGGGGCAGGCGGCAGTGCGGATCTCACCGTGCCCTACCGGCCCGGTGACCTCATTCTGACCGGAAGCGCCACCCGTCTCCCTCGCATCGACGACACGCCGTGCGACGCGGTGGGCGTGCTCATTCCGTGGCGGCTGGTGAGCCGCTGGCGCGCGGCGATCGTCGAGAGTCCACGCCCGATCGTGCTGGGCAGCCTGCTGGCCCGATCTGCTGCGGCCTATCTGACGTCGTTCGCGGTGCCGGTCGCGACCGGTCTGGCGCCCGAGTCCGGGGATGCGGAGCTGGCGCTGGTGGAGGTGCTGAACGCCGTGCTCGAGGAGATGGATCGGGAGCACAGCGCGGAGCCGGACAACCCGCTCCTGGTGCGGGCGGCCGTACTCGACCTGATCGAGCGAAAGTACTCGTATCCGGATTTCGGCGTCGACGCGATCGCGTCAGAACTGTACCTGTCGCGGCGCCAGGTCTACCGCTACTTCGAGGGTGACGGCCCGTCGCTGGCCTCCCGGATCGCCGACCGCCGCGCGCGGGCGGCGCTGGACATGCTGCGTGCCGACCCGCGGGTTTCGGTCGGCACGGTGGCGCGGCGGGCCGGATTCGGTTCGGTCGCCACGTTCCGCAAGCGTTTCCGCGAAAAGATGGGAATCGGACCGAGCGAGTACCGGCTGCAGTTGCTCAACGGACGGAACGACGCCGGGGTGGCGCTCTCTGACCTGGAGACAGGCTCGTAG
- a CDS encoding ATP-binding cassette domain-containing protein: MSVESIQRPACEVILHAAGLGVDASWGHIFGPVDLQIRRGGVTVIAGSGGRGRTALLLTLCGRMKPTTGSLTAFGRTGDVRHLFTNSAMGFIEEVDGIRQTIRVRDVLTEHLRWQAPWYKLVGVADEDDLERMCRSTFGPLTLPAMDAYVEELPELTAALLHVAMGNLRTPPLLVVGGADNMARDVNSHKFIERLIDLGRNQTVITADVNGVAMRDGITDVIEVGNLTDDEFVRLERGDRIR, from the coding sequence ATGTCGGTGGAGAGCATCCAGCGGCCTGCGTGTGAGGTGATCCTCCATGCCGCGGGGCTGGGAGTCGATGCCTCGTGGGGACACATCTTCGGGCCCGTCGACCTGCAGATCCGCCGTGGCGGCGTCACGGTGATCGCCGGTTCGGGCGGCCGCGGCCGCACCGCGCTGCTCTTGACCCTCTGCGGCCGGATGAAGCCGACCACCGGTTCGCTCACCGCCTTCGGCCGAACCGGCGACGTCCGTCACCTGTTCACCAACTCGGCGATGGGCTTCATCGAGGAAGTCGACGGCATCCGCCAGACGATCCGGGTCCGGGACGTGCTCACCGAACACCTGCGCTGGCAGGCGCCCTGGTACAAGCTGGTCGGCGTCGCCGACGAGGACGACCTCGAGCGCATGTGCCGGTCGACGTTCGGTCCGCTGACGCTTCCCGCGATGGACGCGTACGTCGAGGAACTGCCCGAACTGACCGCGGCCCTGCTTCACGTGGCGATGGGCAACCTGCGCACGCCGCCGCTGCTGGTGGTCGGCGGCGCCGACAACATGGCGCGGGACGTGAACTCGCACAAGTTCATCGAGCGGCTGATCGATCTGGGCCGCAACCAGACAGTCATCACTGCGGACGTCAACGGTGTGGCCATGCGGGACGGCATCACCGACGTGATCGAGGTCGGCAACCTCACCGACGACGAGTTCGTGCGGCTCGAGCGAGGGGACCGGATCCGGTGA